A window of Psychroflexus sp. ALD_RP9 contains these coding sequences:
- a CDS encoding thioredoxin family protein, protein MEPKLSIIKQYLSDAMSYSEYKNLVKQLLDEGKATGHNQSELYLNYSKLGFSRMKRWEKTFKLDQTQIEAIKSISTPQTWLVISEGWCGDAAPALPIMKKIAETNDHIDFKVILRDDFPEVIDAFLTNGGKSIPKLISFNLDKGELYFTWGPRPSTATQMVEDEKKNEGQLSAEFKEKLQHWYNTDKGKTTANDLVDLLKSTT, encoded by the coding sequence ATGGAACCAAAACTAAGCATAATAAAACAATATTTATCAGACGCTATGTCTTATAGCGAGTATAAAAACTTGGTTAAGCAATTATTAGACGAAGGTAAAGCAACAGGCCACAACCAAAGCGAACTGTATTTAAACTATTCTAAATTAGGCTTTAGCCGAATGAAACGTTGGGAAAAAACCTTTAAACTTGATCAAACGCAAATTGAAGCTATCAAGTCTATTTCTACGCCACAAACTTGGTTAGTCATTTCTGAAGGTTGGTGTGGAGACGCAGCACCAGCATTACCAATTATGAAAAAAATAGCTGAAACAAATGATCATATCGATTTTAAAGTAATTCTTCGGGACGATTTTCCTGAAGTTATTGATGCGTTTTTAACTAATGGTGGAAAATCTATACCAAAGTTAATTAGCTTTAATCTTGACAAAGGCGAACTTTATTTTACGTGGGGTCCACGACCATCAACGGCTACCCAAATGGTTGAAGATGAAAAAAAGAACGAAGGGCAACTCTCGGCTGAATTTAAAGAAAAGCTTCAACACTGGTACAATACTGACAAAGGAAAAACGACGGCGAACGATTTAGTTGATTTACTGAAATCAACTACTTAA
- the truB gene encoding tRNA pseudouridine(55) synthase TruB — protein sequence MPKLDLKDYKEGQVLFFDKPLNWTSFQLVNKIRWLIKREFKIKKIKVGHAGTLDPLATGLVIICTGKKTKTIQDLMGQTKVYTGEITFGATTASYDLETEINQYFETQHITEQLLHETTSKFTGKIMQQPPIFSALKKEGKRLYEFAREGKSVEIPKREVYIEEFKLTSIQGLGDQQPKATFKVVCSKGTYIRSLAHDFGKSLNSGGHLSALRRTAIGSYTVENALTIEDFEQQLSS from the coding sequence ATGCCTAAACTAGATTTAAAGGATTACAAAGAAGGTCAGGTTTTATTTTTTGATAAGCCTTTAAACTGGACGTCATTTCAACTTGTTAATAAAATAAGATGGCTAATTAAACGTGAATTTAAGATTAAGAAAATAAAAGTTGGTCATGCAGGAACTTTAGATCCGCTCGCAACCGGATTGGTAATTATCTGTACAGGGAAAAAAACCAAAACCATTCAAGATTTAATGGGGCAAACTAAAGTATACACAGGTGAAATTACATTTGGAGCCACAACAGCATCTTACGATTTAGAGACTGAAATTAACCAGTATTTTGAAACACAGCATATTACTGAACAGCTTTTACACGAAACAACTTCAAAATTTACAGGTAAAATCATGCAACAACCGCCTATATTTTCAGCCTTAAAAAAAGAAGGTAAGCGACTTTATGAGTTTGCACGAGAAGGAAAATCTGTCGAGATACCAAAACGAGAGGTTTATATTGAAGAATTTAAGCTGACGTCAATACAAGGCTTAGGTGACCAACAACCCAAAGCAACTTTTAAAGTGGTTTGCAGTAAAGGCACTTATATTAGAAGTTTAGCGCATGATTTTGGTAAATCACTTAACTCTGGCGGCCATTTAAGCGCTTTAAGACGAACAGCTATTGGCAGCTATACTGTCGAAAATGCACTAACTATTGAAGACTTTGAACAACAATTAAGTAGTTGA
- a CDS encoding undecaprenyl-diphosphate phosphatase: protein MDVLDSAILGVIQGLTEFLPVSSSGHLELGKVLLSDDSVPKESMLFTVVLHFATALSTVVIFRKDIFEIFKGLFQLKWNAEFEFSIKIVLSMIPAALIGFFFETEMELLFADNIILVGFMLVVTGLLLFLTDKAKPTEKNVTYTNAIIIGIAQAIAVLPGISRSGATIATSVLLGNDKSKAARFSFLMVVPLIFGKIAKDLSSGEISTETPHILALSAGFIAAFLTGLFACTWMISLVKKSKLKYFAIYCFIVGLTAIFITQFHA from the coding sequence ATGGATGTTTTAGATTCTGCCATTTTAGGCGTTATTCAGGGTTTAACTGAATTTTTACCTGTTTCGTCAAGTGGCCACTTAGAGCTTGGAAAAGTTTTACTAAGTGATGATAGCGTACCTAAGGAATCGATGTTATTTACTGTGGTTCTACATTTTGCAACGGCTTTAAGCACAGTTGTGATTTTTAGAAAAGATATCTTTGAGATTTTTAAAGGTTTATTTCAACTAAAATGGAATGCAGAATTTGAATTTTCTATAAAAATTGTTTTATCGATGATTCCTGCAGCTTTAATAGGTTTCTTTTTTGAAACTGAAATGGAATTACTTTTTGCAGACAATATTATATTAGTCGGTTTTATGCTGGTAGTTACTGGTTTATTATTGTTTTTAACCGATAAAGCAAAACCTACTGAAAAAAACGTAACTTATACTAATGCTATTATTATCGGCATTGCGCAAGCCATTGCAGTTTTACCTGGTATATCTAGAAGTGGTGCAACAATAGCAACATCGGTATTGCTTGGTAATGATAAGTCTAAAGCCGCCCGTTTTTCTTTCTTAATGGTTGTACCACTCATTTTTGGAAAAATTGCTAAGGATTTAAGTAGTGGAGAAATTTCTACTGAAACACCACATATTTTAGCGCTTTCGGCTGGGTTTATAGCTGCATTTTTAACAGGTTTATTTGCTTGCACCTGGATGATTAGCCTTGTTAAAAAAAGTAAACTTAAATATTTTGCCATCTATTGTTTTATTGTTGGTTTAACCGCAATTTTCATTACTCAATTTCATGCCTAA
- a CDS encoding DUF3098 domain-containing protein: MGESKLKRERKNKHQNTFIFGQRNYKFMVIGLIIIALGFILMAGGGSDDPNVFNPEIFSWRRIRLAPSLILIGFAVEVYAILTSPKQN, encoded by the coding sequence ATGGGAGAAAGCAAATTAAAACGAGAACGCAAAAACAAACATCAAAATACATTTATTTTTGGTCAGCGAAATTATAAATTCATGGTGATTGGTCTTATTATTATTGCCTTAGGCTTTATTTTGATGGCAGGCGGCGGAAGTGATGATCCTAATGTATTTAATCCTGAAATTTTTAGTTGGCGAAGAATTAGGCTAGCACCAAGTTTAATTTTAATCGGGTTTGCAGTTGAAGTTTACGCGATTTTAACCTCTCCTAAACAAAATTAA
- a CDS encoding cell division protein FtsX: MASSFEKYQKRRLITSYFSVVISIALVLFLVGLLGILVLNTQKVADHFKEQIALTIYLDDTAKEVEINQLQKSIALSDYTKSIQFISKEEAAKAYSKEIGEDFMDFLGYNPLQNAIDIYFNADYVSEVQIAEISRDLKEYEFVDEIIYDKPLIALLNDNIKKLSFWVLVISGVFTFIAVLLINSSIRLSVYSKRFTIKTMQMVGATKGFIRRPFIWKSIKLGSIGAILSLIGMAVVLYYLDQSFPELYLIANKPILAVLFGAVFLLGLIISWLSTFFATQRFLNLKTDELYY, encoded by the coding sequence ATGGCCTCATCGTTTGAAAAATACCAGAAACGCCGCTTAATTACTTCCTATTTTTCGGTTGTAATTAGCATTGCCTTGGTTTTGTTTTTGGTTGGTTTGCTAGGTATTTTAGTTTTAAATACACAAAAAGTTGCAGACCATTTTAAAGAGCAAATTGCACTTACCATTTATCTTGACGACACGGCTAAGGAGGTTGAAATTAATCAGTTGCAAAAATCGATTGCATTGTCTGACTACACTAAATCGATTCAATTTATTTCTAAAGAAGAAGCTGCCAAAGCTTACAGCAAAGAAATAGGTGAAGATTTTATGGATTTTCTGGGTTATAATCCTTTACAAAACGCTATAGATATTTATTTTAATGCCGATTATGTCTCTGAAGTACAAATAGCTGAAATTTCACGTGATTTGAAAGAATATGAATTTGTTGATGAAATTATTTATGATAAACCTTTAATTGCACTACTTAATGATAATATTAAAAAGCTGAGCTTTTGGGTGCTTGTAATAAGCGGTGTGTTTACATTTATCGCCGTTTTATTGATTAATAGCTCCATTAGACTTTCGGTTTACTCTAAACGATTTACCATTAAAACCATGCAAATGGTTGGTGCTACAAAAGGCTTTATTAGAAGACCTTTTATTTGGAAAAGTATTAAACTTGGAAGCATTGGTGCTATTTTATCACTCATCGGTATGGCTGTTGTGCTTTATTATCTCGATCAGAGTTTCCCAGAACTCTATTTGATTGCTAATAAACCTATATTAGCAGTTCTTTTTGGTGCTGTTTTTTTATTGGGGTTAATCATTTCATGGTTAAGTACATTTTTTGCTACTCAGCGCTTTTTAAATTTGAAAACAGATGAGTTATATTATTAA
- a CDS encoding TM2 domain-containing protein — protein sequence MKNFMLFMVLFSTSLMFASFPVNKDNVKKAEANVETTTIEVESANINSSTTEIVASEDALTPIAAAGYDKWVAVAFWFFLGWPFAAHRWYAKKPVWANILFIITFGGLGIWAIIDLVNILTDNF from the coding sequence ATGAAAAATTTTATGTTATTTATGGTGTTGTTTTCAACATCTTTAATGTTTGCGTCTTTTCCTGTAAACAAAGACAATGTTAAAAAAGCTGAAGCAAATGTTGAAACTACAACTATTGAGGTTGAAAGTGCAAACATAAACTCATCTACTACTGAGATTGTTGCCAGTGAAGACGCTTTAACACCTATTGCAGCTGCTGGCTATGACAAATGGGTTGCCGTTGCATTTTGGTTTTTCTTAGGTTGGCCTTTTGCTGCACACCGTTGGTATGCTAAAAAACCAGTTTGGGCAAACATTTTATTCATCATTACTTTTGGTGGTTTAGGTATTTGGGCAATAATTGATTTAGTTAATATCTTAACTGATAATTTTTAA
- a CDS encoding leucine--tRNA ligase yields MAYKFQSIESKWQDKWAKDKPFKAKQPDQFKDKPKPPFYVLDMFPYPSGAGLHVGHPLGYIASDIYARYKRHKGFNVLHPQGYDSFGLPAEQYAIQTGQHPAKTTEVNIKRYREQLDKIGFSFDWDREVRTSDPNYYKWTQWIFSELFQSYYDTKDQQAKPIENLIAQFQTKGNSNLNAACDSDVSEFSADDWKAFTAKQQEQILLQYRLTYLAETEVNWCPALGTVLANDEIVNGVSERGGHPVVRKKMKQWSMRISAYAERLLQGMQDLEWTDSLKDAQRNWIGKSVGAQVKFKIKGHSNFIEVFTTRPDTIFGVSFMTLAPEHELVQQITTPEQKKAVEAYIKETAKRSERERMADVKHISGVFTGAYAEHPLSQEPIPIWIGDYVLASYGTGAVMAVPCGDQRDFDFAQHFDIPIPNVFQNVDISEKAHGDKDQTTIVNSDFLNGLNVKQAISEAIKRLEKIGAGQAKINYRLRDAVFSRQRYWGEPFPIYYVDGLPKLIDIKHLPLKLPEVEKYLPTEDGAPPLGRADVWAWDTKNNQVVENTKIDHQTIFPLELNTMPGWAGSSWYLFRYMETNQRDEVFASAEALEYWKNVDLYIGGSEHATGHLLYARFWTKFLYDRGLIQVEEPFKKLINQGMILGESAFVHIYDGGYASKDADSERDYKKNLILSTEIVEFIKSNISLFHNFWVGKSISDQEILENYKITVEELKRAKNIYLLLQEASEKQGFISMAWSRDIFPVRSIHVDVSLVNTSNELDIEAFKQWRPEFSEAQFIKNEDNKLIVSREVEKMSKSKFNVVNPDEICEQYGADTLRMYEMFLGPIDQAKPWNTAGLSGVHNFLKKLWKLYHNGEHFEVSDQPASKESLKTLHKTIKKVTQDIEDFSFNTSVSTFMICVNELSQQKCQHREVLEPLAVLISPYAPHIAEELWEKLGYSGGISFVDYPKYDESYLKEDTKTYPISFNGKMRFTLDLSLDLSKDEIEAAVMNDERTQKQLAGRTPKKVIVVPGKIVNLVG; encoded by the coding sequence ATGGCATATAAATTCCAATCCATAGAATCTAAATGGCAAGACAAATGGGCTAAAGACAAGCCTTTTAAAGCTAAACAGCCCGATCAATTCAAAGATAAACCTAAACCACCGTTTTATGTTTTAGATATGTTTCCTTATCCATCAGGTGCGGGTTTACATGTCGGTCATCCTTTAGGTTATATTGCTAGTGATATTTATGCCCGTTATAAACGCCATAAAGGCTTTAATGTTTTGCATCCACAAGGTTATGACTCTTTTGGTTTACCAGCTGAGCAGTATGCCATACAAACAGGTCAGCATCCAGCAAAAACTACCGAAGTCAATATTAAACGATACCGAGAACAACTCGATAAAATTGGCTTTTCATTTGACTGGGATCGAGAAGTTCGCACAAGTGACCCTAATTATTACAAATGGACGCAGTGGATATTCAGCGAATTATTTCAATCTTATTACGATACCAAAGATCAACAGGCTAAACCTATAGAAAATCTTATCGCTCAATTTCAAACCAAAGGAAACTCTAACCTAAATGCTGCTTGTGATAGTGATGTTTCTGAATTTTCAGCAGATGATTGGAAAGCTTTTACGGCTAAACAACAGGAGCAAATTCTACTTCAATACCGCTTAACTTATCTCGCTGAAACTGAAGTTAACTGGTGTCCAGCTTTAGGAACGGTTTTAGCTAACGATGAAATTGTTAATGGTGTCTCAGAACGTGGTGGGCATCCAGTTGTTCGAAAAAAAATGAAACAATGGAGCATGCGCATTTCGGCTTATGCAGAACGTCTACTGCAAGGAATGCAGGACCTTGAGTGGACAGACAGCCTTAAAGATGCTCAACGCAATTGGATCGGCAAATCGGTTGGCGCACAAGTCAAGTTTAAAATTAAAGGACATTCTAACTTCATAGAAGTCTTTACCACAAGACCAGACACCATTTTTGGGGTGAGTTTTATGACCTTAGCGCCAGAGCACGAATTGGTTCAGCAAATTACAACACCAGAACAGAAAAAAGCTGTCGAGGCTTACATAAAAGAAACAGCTAAACGTAGCGAACGCGAGCGTATGGCTGATGTTAAACATATTTCAGGTGTGTTTACAGGCGCTTATGCCGAACATCCTTTATCTCAAGAGCCTATCCCGATTTGGATTGGTGACTATGTGTTAGCTAGTTACGGCACAGGCGCAGTGATGGCTGTGCCTTGTGGCGATCAGCGAGATTTTGATTTTGCTCAACATTTTGATATTCCAATACCAAACGTATTTCAAAATGTTGATATTTCAGAAAAGGCTCATGGTGACAAAGACCAAACTACCATCGTCAATTCAGATTTTTTAAATGGCTTAAATGTTAAACAAGCTATTTCAGAAGCTATAAAAAGGCTTGAAAAAATTGGCGCAGGCCAAGCTAAAATTAATTATCGCTTAAGAGATGCGGTGTTCTCACGCCAGCGCTATTGGGGCGAGCCTTTTCCTATTTATTATGTTGATGGTTTACCAAAACTAATAGATATAAAGCATTTACCTTTAAAACTTCCTGAGGTTGAAAAATATTTACCAACCGAAGACGGTGCGCCACCTTTAGGTCGAGCTGATGTGTGGGCTTGGGACACCAAAAATAACCAAGTTGTTGAAAACACTAAAATTGATCATCAAACCATATTTCCATTAGAATTAAACACAATGCCAGGTTGGGCTGGAAGTTCATGGTATTTATTTCGTTACATGGAAACCAATCAGCGAGATGAAGTATTTGCCTCAGCTGAAGCTTTAGAATACTGGAAAAATGTAGATTTATACATTGGTGGTAGCGAACATGCCACAGGCCATTTACTCTATGCTCGATTTTGGACTAAATTTTTATACGATCGTGGCCTCATTCAGGTTGAAGAACCATTTAAAAAACTGATTAACCAAGGCATGATTTTAGGTGAAAGTGCTTTTGTACATATTTATGATGGTGGTTATGCTAGTAAAGATGCTGATTCAGAAAGAGATTATAAGAAAAATCTAATTTTAAGCACTGAGATAGTTGAGTTTATTAAAAGTAATATTAGCTTATTTCATAATTTTTGGGTTGGGAAATCAATTTCTGACCAAGAGATACTTGAAAATTATAAAATTACAGTTGAAGAATTAAAAAGAGCAAAAAATATCTATCTGCTATTACAAGAAGCCTCCGAAAAACAAGGTTTTATATCAATGGCATGGTCTAGAGACATATTTCCTGTAAGATCAATACATGTTGATGTCTCTTTAGTAAATACGTCTAACGAGCTTGATATTGAAGCATTTAAGCAATGGCGTCCAGAGTTTTCTGAAGCCCAATTCATTAAAAATGAAGATAATAAGCTTATTGTTTCGCGTGAGGTCGAAAAAATGTCGAAGTCAAAGTTTAATGTGGTTAATCCCGATGAGATTTGTGAGCAGTACGGCGCTGATACCTTACGAATGTATGAAATGTTTTTAGGCCCAATTGATCAAGCTAAACCTTGGAATACGGCTGGATTATCTGGTGTACACAACTTCCTTAAAAAATTATGGAAACTCTACCATAATGGCGAACATTTTGAAGTAAGCGATCAGCCAGCCTCTAAAGAATCATTAAAGACTTTACACAAAACCATTAAAAAAGTCACACAAGATATCGAAGATTTTAGCTTTAATACTTCGGTCTCTACGTTTATGATTTGTGTCAACGAATTAAGTCAACAAAAGTGTCAACATCGTGAGGTTCTAGAACCTTTAGCCGTTTTAATATCACCTTATGCACCACATATTGCCGAAGAGCTATGGGAGAAGTTAGGTTATTCGGGTGGTATTTCTTTTGTAGATTATCCAAAGTATGATGAATCATACCTTAAAGAAGACACTAAAACGTATCCGATTTCATTTAACGGTAAAATGAGATTTACTTTAGATTTATCACTAGACTTATCGAAAGATGAAATTGAAGCCGCTGTCATGAATGATGAACGCACGCAAAAACAACTGGCAGGAAGAACTCCTAAAAAAGTGATTGTAGTTCCTGGTAAAATTGTTAATCTAGTCGGTTAA
- a CDS encoding zinc metallopeptidase: MGGYYILIGAILLVSWLVSSQLKSKFKKYSKVQLQNGMSGKEIAEKMLADHGITDVQVISTPGRLTDHYHPTKKTVNLSESVYSQRNAASAAVAAHEVGHAVQHAQAYSWLEMRSQLVPIVSVASQFSQWVIFGGLILMGMVSVGVGQMVLLAGIIMFGLGTLFSFITLPVEYDASNRALAWLKRENMVTADEYKGSEDALKWAARTYVVAAIGSLATLLYFISIYLGRD; encoded by the coding sequence ATGGGCGGATATTATATATTAATAGGAGCAATATTACTAGTGAGTTGGTTGGTAAGCAGCCAATTAAAGTCAAAATTTAAAAAATATTCAAAAGTTCAGTTACAAAATGGGATGAGCGGTAAAGAAATCGCTGAAAAAATGTTAGCTGATCATGGTATTACAGATGTGCAAGTTATTTCTACGCCAGGTCGATTAACAGACCATTATCATCCCACCAAAAAAACAGTTAATTTAAGTGAAAGTGTGTATTCTCAACGCAATGCGGCTTCAGCTGCTGTAGCAGCTCATGAAGTTGGTCATGCGGTACAACACGCTCAGGCCTATTCTTGGTTAGAAATGCGTAGTCAACTTGTTCCTATAGTGAGTGTGGCTTCTCAATTTTCTCAATGGGTTATTTTTGGTGGACTTATTTTAATGGGAATGGTGTCAGTTGGCGTTGGGCAAATGGTTTTACTAGCTGGTATTATCATGTTTGGTTTAGGAACACTTTTCAGTTTTATTACTTTACCAGTTGAATATGACGCAAGTAACCGCGCTTTGGCTTGGTTAAAGCGTGAAAATATGGTCACTGCAGATGAATATAAAGGCTCTGAAGACGCTTTAAAGTGGGCAGCACGAACTTATGTAGTTGCTGCTATTGGTTCATTAGCTACCTTGCTTTATTTTATTAGCATTTACTTAGGAAGAGACTAA